In one Bradyrhizobium cosmicum genomic region, the following are encoded:
- a CDS encoding curlin: MRIKFIIATVGALGALTAVEAHAGNSASVLQFGGTNSSFISQSGGTSNTATTLQFGTTNWATTLQTGSPFSVNSLTIGQGGSSTGPAINNTILAGQGGGSNTSLIGQIGTNNAALLSQFGLLNGSTILQQTP; this comes from the coding sequence GGTCGGCGCCCTCGGCGCGTTGACAGCTGTCGAGGCTCATGCCGGAAATTCGGCGAGCGTGCTGCAGTTCGGTGGAACGAACAGCTCCTTCATCTCCCAGAGCGGGGGCACCAGCAACACGGCCACCACCCTGCAATTCGGCACCACGAACTGGGCGACGACCCTACAAACGGGATCGCCGTTCTCGGTAAACTCGCTGACGATCGGGCAAGGCGGCTCGTCGACCGGCCCTGCGATCAACAATACGATCCTGGCCGGTCAGGGCGGCGGCTCGAACACGAGCCTGATCGGCCAGATCGGCACCAACAATGCAGCCTTGCTGTCTCAGTTCGGGCTTTTGAACGGATCGACGATTCTCCAGCAGACACCGTGA